In Mixophyes fleayi isolate aMixFle1 chromosome 4, aMixFle1.hap1, whole genome shotgun sequence, the following proteins share a genomic window:
- the LOC142150566 gene encoding extracellular calcium-sensing receptor-like: MDEITILGFDQHSLAALILTYENLPSFIPLHNQVRLQDSGSLDRCRGGGPEVMGGTIATVRQKIGLWSLKELTIEGKVMMLCNKILSVLHFHFESYQQLQAMRFAMEEINKDPNILPNVTLGFQAYDSCDTLHLDLESSLQVLTGSHTAIPNYRCLPDVPLAAIIGPAISTHSILLAHILGLYRYPQISHFSTSRLLSDRKKFPSFFRTVPSDAFQSLGLAKLVLYFGWTWVGLLAIDNDYGQQGIQMVRQELIKGGACVAFTENIISNLPDHNAPHIVKVIRQSTAKVIVVFSTDVELIPILEEMRRQNITNITFVASEAWATTSLYSFGKFSELLYGTIGLAFYSGAIPGFTRFLNTIHPSLSLGGDWIKIFWEQAFSCNFPQEKNSTGFLDTGIKECTGQENLESIYNSFTDVSNLRTTYSVYTAVHVVSKALEDLHNCSVVEGSLSYNHCADIYHFKPWQLLHYMESVRVKLNSGRELHFDENGDPPAVYDIVNWQLSPEGTIRQVKVGSYDTTASPGEVFAINTSLLLWATENHQVPFSICSESCPPGFWKAAKRGEPVCCFECVPCPPGEINNRSDSLNCFKCPWDQRPNTQKSRCFHKDMLYLSYDDPLGTSLAAISIISSLAPDFILKLFIQHKSSPMVKANNYSLSCLLLLSLSSCFLCSLAFIGYPQPEKCLLRQATFGIVFAVCISCILAKTIMVVLAFMATKPGNSLRKWTTPRVHYVIIFIGLLLQFLLCVIWLSLAPPFQQYSTQAQSIFIMVECNEGSQIAFWLMLGYLFLLATISFIVAFLARRLPDSFNEAQFITFSMLAFISVWVSFIPASLSAQGKYSVAMEIFAILASSWALVICMFLPKCFIILFRPQLNSKAHIMRKDRNSNENI, from the exons ATGGATGAAATCACTATCTTAGGCTTTGATCAACACTCATTGGCAGCACTCATCCTGACTTATGAGAACTTGCCCAGcttcattccccttcacaatcaagtcagacTTCAAGATTCTGGGAGTCTGGATAGGTGTAGAGGAGGTGGCCCAGAAGTGATGGGAGGAACAATTGCGACTGTAAGacaaaagattggactgtggagcctcaaaGAACTCACTATTGAAGGAAAAGTAATGATGCTGTGCAACAAGATCCTTTCAGTTCTGCA TTTCCACTTTGAGAGCTATCAACAGTTGCAAGCCATGAGATTTGCCATGGAGGAGATTAACAAAGATCCCAATATTCTTCCGAATGTGACACTGGGCTTCCAAGCCTATGATTCATGTGATACGCTCCATCTGGATTTGGAGAGTTCTTTGCAAGTCCTGACTGGATCCCACACAGCCATTCCCAACTACCGATGTCTTCCAGATGTACCACTTGCTGCAATTATTGGACCTGCGATCTCCACTCACTCAATCCTCCTGGCCCACATTCTTGGCCTCTACAGATACCCTCAG ATCAGTCATTTCTCAACAAGCCGTCTACTAAGTGATCGCAAAAAGTTCCCCTCTTTCTTCAGGACTGTTCCCAGTGATGCCTTCCAGTCTCTGGGATTAGCCAAACTGGTGCTGTACTTTGGTTGGACTTGGGTTGGGCTACTAGCTATAGATAATGATTACGGTCAACAAGGAATCCAGATGGTCAGACAAGAGTTAATAAAGGGTGGAGCATGTGTGGCCTTCACTGAGAACATTATCAGTAATCTACCAGATCACAATGCTCCACACATTGTCAAGGTCATTAGACAATCAACTGCCAAGGTTATAGTTGTCTTCTCAACAGACGTTGAACTGATTCCAATTCTAGAAGAGATGCGGAGGCAGAATATCACAAACATAACATTTGTTGCCAGTGAAGCTTGGGCTACAACTAGTCTATACTCCTTCGGGAAATTTTCAGAGCTTCTATATGGCACAATTGGCTTAGCATTTTACAGTGGAGCTATTCCAGGATTTACTAGGTTTCTGAACACAATCCATCCATCCCTTTCCTTGGGAGGTgattggataaaaatattttgggaaCAAGCTTTTAGCTGTAATTTTCCACAAGAGAAAAACTCCACGGGTTTCTTGGATACAGGAATAAAGGAGTGCACAGGACAGGAGAATCTAGAAAGCATCTACAACAGTTTTACTGATGTCTCCAACTTAAGAACCACTTACAGTGTCTATACCGCTGTTCATGTCGTCTCCAAAGCTTTGGAGGATCTGCACAACTGCAGTGTGGTAGAAGGTTCATTGTCATATAACCACTGTGCAGACATTTATCATTTCAAACCCTGGCAG CTCCTGCACTACATGGAGAGTGTGAGGGTGAAATTGAACAGTGGAAGAGAACTTCACTTTGATGAGAATGGAGACCCGCCTGCAGTCTATGACATTGTGAACTGGCAGCTGAGTCCAGAAGGCACCATACGGCAGGTCAAGGTTGGCAGCTATGACACCACAGCATCTCCTGGTGAAGTTTTTGCCATAAACACAAGTTTATTGCTGTGGGCTACTGAAAATCATCAG GTCCCTTTCTCAATTTGCAGTGAGAGTTGCCCCCCTGGTTTCTGGAAAGCAGCTAAAAGAGGAGAACCTGTCTGCTGTTTTGAATGTGTCCCATGTCCTCCTGGAGAGATCAATAACAGATCGG ACTCTTTAAATTGCTTCAAATGTCCATGGGATCAGAGGCCAAATACCCAGAAATCCCGATGTTTCCATAAAGATATGCTGTACCTGTCTTATGACGATCCACTGGGAACATCTTTGGCTGCTATCAGCATCATATCTTCTTTGGCtcctgattttattttaaaacttttcaTCCAGCATAAATCAAGTCCAATGGTGAAAGCCAACAATTATTCACTAAGTTGTCTTCTCCTGTTGTCTCTATCCTCCTGTTTCCTCTGCTCTTTAGCTTTCATCGGTTACCCCCAGCCTGAGAAATGTTTGCTCCGTCAGGCAACATTTGGAATTGTTTTTGCTGTTTGCATCTCCTGCATTTTAGCCAAAACCATCATGGTGGTTTTAGCATTTATGGCCACTAAACCAGGGAACAGTCTGAGGAAATGGACAACACCTCGAGTGCACTATGTGATCATTTTTATTGGACTCCTGTTACAATTCCTGTTGTGTGTCATTTGGTTATCCCTCGCACCTCCATTCCAACAATACAGCACACAAGCTCAATCCATATTCATCATGGTTGAATGCAATGAGGGTTCACAAATAGCTTTCTGGCTCATGTTAGGTTATCTGTTTCTTCTGGCCACCATTAGTTTTATTGTTGCTTTCCTGGCTCGGAGACTTCCTGACAGCTTCAATGAGGCCCAGTTTATTACTTTCAGCATGTTGGCCTTCATCAGTGTCTGGGTGTCTTTTATTCCAGCCTCCCTCAGTGCACAGGGCA